TCCGACCGCGGCGGAGTACGCGGTCTTCGATCGGCTCAGCGCCGACGCTGCGAGCGCCGAGGCGAGGCTCAAAGCGGCGATTGTTGGCGCGCCCTAGATCCCGCGTTCTAGCTGAGCCGCCTCTGCCAGTCATGAGGCACACGGCCTGCAGGACCGGGCACCGGTTGCTCGTCGGGATGCCACCGTGGCGCGGGTAGCGCCGGACCGTCCACGAATTGCTCGGTCCGGTAATCGTAGAACCACTCTTCGCCCGGTTCGAAGCTTGCAATGATAGGGTGGCCGGTCGTGCGGAAATGCGCTGTCGCGTGCCTCCCTAGCGAGTTGTCGCAGCAGCCGATGTGTCCGCACTGCGCGCATCGGCGCAGATGGAACCACCAACCGTGTTCCGCCTGACACTCCAAGCATCCGGTGCCGGACGGTTTTGCGTGTGTGTCTATGCCATCGGTGTGCTGCGTCATGCTACGCTCCTTTGTCAGTCGTCGGAGTTATCGCGCATGCCGCAGTAGCTCCTTCGTTGTGCTAAACTATGGTCGGAGGCGCGATGACGAAGCTCGTTGCCATTCTCGGGTTCCCGCTGCTAGCGCTGGTCGCGACCGCGGCGCCGGTGTGCGCGCAGGCTCCCTCCAACGCGATCGCGTGGTCTCCGTATTTCGACAAGATCCGGGATCCGGCGCTCAAGCGAAAGCTGCTCGATTACAAGAATGAGGGGTGGACCCATGTGTTTACGCTCGTCGGGAAGGGCGTCGGTACCGACGAGCTGGTGCGAGAAGCCAAGGCTCGAGCCGCAATGCTTCAAGCGCGCATCGCCCGTGACGGTGAGTTATTACAAGGGGTGCCGGCGACAGGCGCCCCAGCGAACGCCGATGCCTGCGTCGATCCGTCAGGTCGCGCTCTCAAGCTTGCGTGCGATGCATTCGAACAGACGGATCAGCTCAACGCTGTGAACGGCGTCCTCCAAATTCTAAGATCCATGCCGTCGTTGCCGGCGCCCGCCGAAGCCGACTTCGGTTTTGCGAAGGGAGCGCTGATCGGTACTACGACGGTTACCGTCAGGCCGAAGCGCACCGACTCAAATCTTCAGTTGCCGGCAATCGCTCGGAGTGCGCGCCCCGCAAGCGTTACTCCGCACACGAAGGCAATCACGCTTCTCGTAGGCCAAACGATATCCGTCGACTCTCAGCTGAGTGGCTACGACAATCTCGTTGGTTTCAGCGTGAAACCCACTGCGGTGCTCCAAGCGATTACAGGCAGAATTCACGTTTTGAATGGCCGATTTGTCTACCTGCGCGCGGTCGCGGCGGGAATCGCAACCATTTCCTACTACCAACCACCCGTCGGTCGAACGGTGCGCCAGGCGGCGTGCGGCGGGGGAACCTCGTCCAGGTGGTCCGGCTATATTCTCGGGGGCGGACCCTTCACCGGCATCACTGGAAGCTGGGTCGTACCGACGATTGCGGCAAACTCCAATGAAGGAATGTCGTCGTCCTGGATCGGCATCGACGGGTGCAATGAGTCCCAACTCATTCAAACCGGAACCGAACAAGAGACCGGTACCGGATTTCTCGATCTTGGCGGAACGTCGTACTCAGCCTGGTGGGAGATTCTTCCAGCCAGCGAAACATCGTTGAGTAATCCCATCTTCCCCGGCGACGTGATGGTCGCGACGATTGCGACTGCGGGTCAGCCGGCGTCGCCGAATGCCACGAGCAACTGGATTCTTACGCTCAACGACATAACGCAAAACTGGACTGCAACTTCACAAGCACAACCATACTTCGGCCTGCTCGACGAAGCCGAATGGATCGAAGAAGCGCCCACAATCTGCACGCCGGGAGGATGCGGAGAAGCCGCGCTCGCCGACTACCAAACCGTCACCTTCGATAGCAACGGCGCGACGGCGAATAACACTGTGACCATTGCGAATGGAAGTGCGACAACCGCATCGCTTAATCCGGCCGGCATCATCCTCATGAACTCAGGCGGAAACGATTTTTCGACGCCGTCATCACCAGATTGTGACGGCGACGGCTTCACGGCCATCCCAGGCTTTATCGCGCCCGCACCTCCAGGTCCAAATTTTGCAGCCACCTCTTTACCGGCGGGCGTAGTCGGTATGCCCTACAATCAAACGCTTCAAATTTTGGGTGCGGCCTCTGCGTCGTTCGCTCCAACAATGGGCACGGTCACGCCTGGCACCTCATTCAACAACGGAACCGTGAGCGGAACCCCTACCTCGACGGGCTCCTTCACGTTTGGCCCCCTGGTGGCCACCGATACAACTCAGACGACGCGAACGTGCACGGCAACCCTCAGTATGTCGGTATCACAGAGCCCGGCGCCGGCAACGCCGACGCCGGCAACATTCTCGGCAATCCGAATCACCATCCTCACTGGTAACGATGATCTGCGTAGTGATTCCGACTTACAAATCAATTTTACCGGCATCGGGGGCTGGCCGGGAGCAACCTGTCTCGTCCAGGGGAACAGCGGTCGACCGGTCGGAGGATCGGCATGCACCAGCGGTTCGCCCGGCGATTGGGCCACCGGTCCGGTAAACAATTGGAACGGCTGGGCCGCCTGGAACACGCAAGTTGAGACCAAATCGTTTCCCACGGGATTGCAGTTTTCCGGCAGCGGGACTGTGACGTTGACGTTCACGACTCATAATACCGGCTGTGGCAATTTGTTTGGCGGCTGCGGCAGTGCAAACGACAACTGGGACATTCAAGCATTGCAGGTCGATTTAATCGGCTCACCGACACTCACATTGTTTAGCGTCGGCAACTTTAACTCACCGCACAGTTCCGGGACGTGCTTCTTCCGAGTCAAGCCTCCAGGCGGCACGGATCCCGCTTCCATCGCAGTTTCATTCTCATTTCCACCAGCCCCGAACGGCAATGGCTGCCCGAGCGACTCTTAGGCGCTTAGCAGTTCGTCGCGCAACTGGCGCCGGACGACGCGATTACTGTAAACCGATCGCCGCGTCGTATGTGAACGTCTCTCCAATCTCAGTGTCGATGACATTGGTCGGGCTGCTCGCGCCCGGCGCAAACTCGGCGACTTGATCGCTTCCGATGGCATACAACGTGCCGTTCGCAGTCGCCGTGAGACCGTAGGCGGTGTAGTACGTAATGGTTCGCGACGGCGAGGTCGCTCCCGGAGGATAGACGGCAATAAAACCGTTTCCCCCGCCTACGTACAGGTTACCGGAACCGTCGTCGGCGATCGCTGAACCACCGTATCCTTGGAGCCCGAGATCGGTCGCCTCCCACGAGCCCGGTACGATCTTGAAGACGTGGACAGCGGTGGCGTTTCCATTGTTCGCCGCGAGCACATTACCTTGTGGGTCGAGTGCCATGCCTCCGGCATTCAAGCCGTACTCCGCCGCTTCCGGCAAGGTGATCGTCCGTTCGGGCGTCGTCGAGCCGGGCGCATATATAACCACGATACCCGTGTTGCCCCCGCTGACAGAGTTGACGTACACCGTGCCGTCCTTGTCGACGGCGACGGCACCGGGCGAGCCAAGGCCATCGGTAATCGTTCTGAAGGGCGAGGAGGCGCCTCGCTTATATTCTTCGATGCTCGCTTGGGCCGGATAGTGTTCGCCGTTCTCGACGTACAGCGTATCGTGCCGATCGACCCAGACGCCTTCCGGACGGGTCGTGCCCGTCGTAATCGTGGCGATCAGCGGCGGATTCTGCTCATTTATGTTCGCCGAATAGATACGAACGTCGCCGTCGAGATTTGACACGAAGAGCACGCGTTTGGAACTCTTTGCGCCGCCAAGAGAGTTCAACGCCGTCAATCTGCTGGCACCTGTCGTTGGCGACCCGCTGGCGCCGGCAAACGGCGTGGCGATCCCATTGCTACCGCCAGAGCAGCCGACAAGTACCGCGGCGAATCCCAGGACGATCGCGCTTTGGAAACCACGGCTGCGGCTCCGATACTTCATACATTGCCTCCGATCCGTAGCAACGGAAGGGGAAACGATGCTCAGCGTATCGCGTAATTGTGAAAAACTTCTGAAGTAGCGAAGGTCGGCCGGCAATCAACGGGCTTTCTAGTGGTGGGGGACGATGGCCGCCAAGACGCTCTTGATCGAATCCTTGATAACGCTCCCTTCGTCGGGATCACCTTTCCATAACGCGGAGAAGAGATTGTGCGCTTGTTCGAGCGAGATGTGGGGCGGAAGCTGCGAGATGTTCGGGTCGACGACCGCGTCGAAGACCACAGGGCGATCCGACGCTAAGGCCCGTTCCCATGCGGGACCGATCTCCTCTGGTCGCTCGACCCGAATTCCCATCAGCCCGATCGAATCGGCATACTGCGCGTAGCTGAAGGCTGGAAGGTTCTGCGAGGCATCGTATTTGGGATCGCCGGACTCAACGCGCATTTCCCACGTGACTTGATTCAGATCGGAATTGTTGAGGACCAAGAAAATTAGCCGCGGATCGCTCCACTCTTTCCAGTATTTCTTAACGGTAAGGAGTTCGGCCATGCCGTTCATCTGCATCGCGCCGTCACCCGCGCATGCAATCACGACGCGATCGGGATAGGCAAACTTTGCAGCAATCGCATAGGGCACGGCGGAGCCCATTGTCGCAAGGCCTCCGGAAAGCGACGACTTCATGCCGGCGCGCATTTGAATGTTACGCGCAAACCAATTCGTCGGCGTCCCCGCGTCGCCAGTCAAGATCGTCTTATCGGGAAGCCGTTCGTTGAGTTCCCAAAATACGAGCTGCGGATTGATCGGGTTTCCCTCGATATGCGCTCGCGCTTCCTCGCCTTCACGCCAACTCGTCCGGCTCTTCACGATGGAATCGCGCCATGACATATCCGTTTTTTGCTCGAGCAAGGGCAGCAACGCGGCGAGCGTCTCGCGGCTGTCGCCGACCAAATTGATTTCGGTCGGATAACGCAAGCCAAGGTTACGGGGGTCGATATCGATTTGGATGCCTCGCGCCTGTCCCGGCTTGGGCAAGAACTCCGAATACGGATAACACGTGCCGACCATCAAGAGCGTGTCGCATCCCGTCATCAGCTCGTAGCTCGGGCGCGTGCCGAGCAGGCCCAAGGTCCCCGTCACAAACGGAACGTCGTCCGGCACGACGTACTTGCCCAGCAATGCTTTGGCGATTCCGGCTCCGAGCTTTTCGGCAACGGCGATCACCTCATCGGTTGCATTTGCGGCGCCCTGGCCAACCATTATCGCCACCCGTGACCCTGCATTGAGCGCGTCGGCCGCTCGCAAAAGATCGCGACGCGCTGGAACCACGACCGGCGCGCTGTACCCGACGCTGCTACTCATTGCGTTGTGCTGGTGCGGCGGATCCGGAACTGCCTTTTCTTCTTGCAAATCTTTCGGCACGATCACGCAGGCGACGGCTCGCATCCCTGTCGCGGTGCGCACTGCTCGGTCGATAACGTGGCGTAACGCAGCCGCGCTAGAAACCGTATAGACGTACTCGCTAACGTCCTGCAATAGTACTTGGAGATCAACTTCCTGCTGATACGAACCGCCGAGCGCCGTTGTCGCCGCTTGGCCGACGATAGCAACGACCGGAGCATGATCCATTTTGGCGTCGTAGAGACCGTTGAGCAAGTGAATCGCGCCTGGCCCGGAGGTCGCTAGGCAGATGCCGGTTTCTCCGGTAAACTTCGCGTGCGCGCACGCCATGAACGCTGCCATCTCTTCATGGCGAACCTGGATGAACCGCAGTTTATCGCCGATGCGATCGAATGCTCCGAGGATCCCGTTAATGCCGTCACCCGGGTACCCGTAGACGCGATAAAATCCCCACTCCACGAGTCGCTCGAGGAGGAAATCACTGTTTGTCAAGTCTGATCTGCCTTTCGCCGCAGGCGCGCCGGCCGTTGAACCGCGACCGCAAGCCAACCGTCATGTTCTTACCCGAAGCGACGCCTCCTTATCGCTCCGGAGGCTTTCCACGGCTCGCTGCCGACGAGTCTACATGTGGAGAACCCAAGTGACGCGGAGCGTTCGTTTTTCACCCGGGTGAAAAACGTAATCGTTCACTCCTGCGCCTCCAAGGGCCGGATTGACGGCCGCGTTTTTCGCGAACGCCGGATTGGCGGCATCTTGAGGGAGCCACGATTGGTAGTAATATTCGACGTCATTGGTTTGCGCGTTGAAGATGTTGAAAACGTCCGCCACGAGATCGTAGCCCCGATGCGTCTTCCAAGTTCCCTGCGCGTTATACGTTACCGACGCTGCGGAAACCGCATCGCCCGCCTGATCGAGAACCCGCGGCCCAAAATACCGCAGGCGCAGGCTCGCCGCGAAGTCGGGTTTGTCGACGGTGATGCCGGCCGCCGTAACCACGTTGATTGACTCGGGAACGTAGGTGCCGAGTCCCTCGGGGTTATTGAGAAACCGCGCGTTTGACGTAGCGATGTCGGCGTCAAAGGTCAACCATGGACGAGGCTGATAGAAGTTCGCGAACTCGATGCCGCGCCGCATCGTCGGACCGCCGGCCGACGTGACGCCCGCATCGCCGTCGAAGACGAGCTCCGAGTTAAGGTGCAACTGCCATAGCGAGATCGTGCTATTGAGGCCGCCACGCGAGTAGCGAAATCCGAACTCGAGCCCAACCGCGCGCACCAAGGGCGTGTTCTGGAGAACGGACTGCCCAAGCGCGTTGTACGGCGCTTGGGTCTGCGGGTCGAGCGTGTCAGTGACGCCGCGCGCGTCATTGCTGTGAAAACTCTCGCCCCAATCGGCATAGAGCTCTTGATGCGGCGAAAGCGTATAGCCCGCGGTGAACTTTGGGCTGACGATTCCTGAATTCACTCGACCCGAGTCTGCCGAAACGCTGTCGCCGACATTGATCCCATATTGGTCCGCCCGAAGTCCGGGGGTCAGTTGCAATCGCGAACCGACGCGTATCAAACTCTGCACCCACGCGTAGGCGTCGCGCTCGACGACGTGCGCGAGGCTGAGGGTACCATCCGGGTATGGGATTTGGTCGTGAACGAGAAAGAGGCCGACCGTTGGTATGTTATCGTTGCGAACCCCAACTCCGGCCGTGGTTGTCACGTTGCCGGCGGAGGCGAAGGTACGCGAAGCGTTGATGCCCGAGACAAACCGGCGGTCGAGCTGTTCTCGCTGGTCGCCGCAAGCGAAAACAAACGATACGGGCGTCACTGAATGCGCCGGCGCGCGCGACGCGCCGGGCACGTCGTTCGCCGGGCAATACGAGATATAGGCCGGCACATGCGTGGGTCCTGGATTGCAAGTCGTATACCCCGCAACGCACGTGATCGGGTTGCGCGTTACGTTATAGTAATCGGTCGCGTCGTCGAGATAGTAGGTGAAATCCGAGAACAGATTCAGGTACTGTTGAAATCCAAACGCATTCACTTGCGTAACTCCGTTCGGGTCCGTACGCTGCCACTGGCTCGCTAGAGAGTATCGAGATGTCGTACCGCCGTCCCATGGGTCAATCAGGCCGTAGGGACTCAGCGTTCCGTCGCTGACCAGACGCTGCGGTATCTGGTCGCTCGATTGAAACGTGCCATGATACCCCATAGCGGTGACGCTGAAATCGGAGTTTTCGGTCGACTGGCTCCATTTGAGTACGGCGTTATACTTCGCATACTCGTCGGGACGTTGGAAGGAGCCGTTATCGTGGTAGAGTTGAAACGCATAAAGAATATTACCGGCGCCGGCGCGCGGCGATGCGGCGACAAGCATACTACTGTAGCCGTAGGTACCGAGTCCGAACTCCGTAATCGGTGCGTTCAGTGTATTCTTGTAATACAACGTATACGCTCCGGCAGTCGAAAAATCGCCGGTCGGCGCGTAATAAGGCCCTTTTTGATAGTCGACGTAGCTTACGAGTTCGGGGATGAGCCAATTGATGTCAGAGTAGCCTTGGCCATGGGCGTGAGTGGGAAGGTTGATCGGCGTTCCTGCGATTGTGCTTTCCAGATCGGTGCCGTGATCAAGTTGGAAGCCGCGCAGGTAGTATTGATTGGCCTTTCCTTCGCCACTGTGCTGACTGATCAAAAGGCTGGGGATCGCTTCGAGGATCTCGCCCGGACGTAAGAACGGTCGCGTCTTGATCTGCTCCTGATCGATCGTACCGACCGATGCCGCCGCTACCTTGCCGACGAGATTCTGGTTGCGCCCGCGTGAGGTGACGTGGCCGATCGTCTTGTATGCGCGTGCATATTTCCGGGCCGGCTTTGCCGAGGGCCCAGGGCTTGGCGTGGGCGCCAGGGCAACGCTAAAGACCAGGGCTGCCAGCATCGTCGTTGAGTCAAACGGTAGCGACCGTCAAATGGATTGACTTCGCGGGTCTTTTGCCGCTCGAGGCGTGCCTGCGCACGGCAAGAGTTAGCGTTCAGCCACCAGTTCGCGAACGCTAGTAGCGACGAGTTCGTCCTGACCTTCCCCGATGAATGTTTTGCGCAGTTTCCCATGCCGGTCGAAAAGCAGCTGCGTGGGCCAGTACTGGATCCCATACGTGCGCCATAGGCCGAAAGAATTATCGAGAACAACGGGCCATGTGATGCCTTGCGCCGCCAGATTTTGGACGACGTTTGCACGCACCCGTTCGTAGGGAGTTTCGGGGCTGTGAATCCCGATGATGGTTAGCTCTGCGGGCGGAATTGCGGCGCGCAACCGCCGCAATTCTGGAACGACGTGCTTGCAATTGATGCAATCGAACGTAAAAACGTCGATCAGAACGACCTTTCCCGCGAGATCGCGGCCGTGCGGCGCCGGCCCTATCCAATCCGAAGCGCGCAAGAGCGGAACAAAGATGCTGTTTGCCGCGAGTGCCGCGGCCAGAATGAGGTGCATGCTCTTAATACGCCGGCGACGATGCGGCGGATGAAAAGGGGGAGGGCGTACGAAAGTTACTTAGTTCGGTACGCCCACGAATCCGTGCTGCACGTTGCTCGCATCGACATAGTAACCGCTGATGTCGCCGTTGTCGTTGATACCGGTGACGACTGTTCCGTTCGCAGCGTTGGTTTCGTCAATGCTCTGCCAAACCTGTTGGCTCGGGCTCTCGGTCGGACCGGTCAAAATGAATCCGTGATTGACGCCGTGCGAGTCCTGATAGTATCCGGCGATTTGATCGCTGGAGTTGATCGCGAGCGCTTCGGTCAACACGGCGCCGGGATATGCGACCGTATAGTACGATCCAACGCGCTCGAAGAAACCGATGGTTTGGCTCGAAGTTTTTTCCCAGCCG
This Candidatus Eremiobacterota bacterium DNA region includes the following protein-coding sequences:
- a CDS encoding redoxin domain-containing protein, producing MHLILAAALAANSIFVPLLRASDWIGPAPHGRDLAGKVVLIDVFTFDCINCKHVVPELRRLRAAIPPAELTIIGIHSPETPYERVRANVVQNLAAQGITWPVVLDNSFGLWRTYGIQYWPTQLLFDRHGKLRKTFIGEGQDELVATSVRELVAER
- a CDS encoding UBP-type zinc finger domain-containing protein, whose product is MTQHTDGIDTHAKPSGTGCLECQAEHGWWFHLRRCAQCGHIGCCDNSLGRHATAHFRTTGHPIIASFEPGEEWFYDYRTEQFVDGPALPAPRWHPDEQPVPGPAGRVPHDWQRRLS
- a CDS encoding TonB-dependent receptor; its protein translation is MLAALVFSVALAPTPSPGPSAKPARKYARAYKTIGHVTSRGRNQNLVGKVAAASVGTIDQEQIKTRPFLRPGEILEAIPSLLISQHSGEGKANQYYLRGFQLDHGTDLESTIAGTPINLPTHAHGQGYSDINWLIPELVSYVDYQKGPYYAPTGDFSTAGAYTLYYKNTLNAPITEFGLGTYGYSSMLVAASPRAGAGNILYAFQLYHDNGSFQRPDEYAKYNAVLKWSQSTENSDFSVTAMGYHGTFQSSDQIPQRLVSDGTLSPYGLIDPWDGGTTSRYSLASQWQRTDPNGVTQVNAFGFQQYLNLFSDFTYYLDDATDYYNVTRNPITCVAGYTTCNPGPTHVPAYISYCPANDVPGASRAPAHSVTPVSFVFACGDQREQLDRRFVSGINASRTFASAGNVTTTAGVGVRNDNIPTVGLFLVHDQIPYPDGTLSLAHVVERDAYAWVQSLIRVGSRLQLTPGLRADQYGINVGDSVSADSGRVNSGIVSPKFTAGYTLSPHQELYADWGESFHSNDARGVTDTLDPQTQAPYNALGQSVLQNTPLVRAVGLEFGFRYSRGGLNSTISLWQLHLNSELVFDGDAGVTSAGGPTMRRGIEFANFYQPRPWLTFDADIATSNARFLNNPEGLGTYVPESINVVTAAGITVDKPDFAASLRLRYFGPRVLDQAGDAVSAASVTYNAQGTWKTHRGYDLVADVFNIFNAQTNDVEYYYQSWLPQDAANPAFAKNAAVNPALGGAGVNDYVFHPGEKRTLRVTWVLHM
- a CDS encoding thiamine pyrophosphate-requiring protein; the protein is MTNSDFLLERLVEWGFYRVYGYPGDGINGILGAFDRIGDKLRFIQVRHEEMAAFMACAHAKFTGETGICLATSGPGAIHLLNGLYDAKMDHAPVVAIVGQAATTALGGSYQQEVDLQVLLQDVSEYVYTVSSAAALRHVIDRAVRTATGMRAVACVIVPKDLQEEKAVPDPPHQHNAMSSSVGYSAPVVVPARRDLLRAADALNAGSRVAIMVGQGAANATDEVIAVAEKLGAGIAKALLGKYVVPDDVPFVTGTLGLLGTRPSYELMTGCDTLLMVGTCYPYSEFLPKPGQARGIQIDIDPRNLGLRYPTEINLVGDSRETLAALLPLLEQKTDMSWRDSIVKSRTSWREGEEARAHIEGNPINPQLVFWELNERLPDKTILTGDAGTPTNWFARNIQMRAGMKSSLSGGLATMGSAVPYAIAAKFAYPDRVVIACAGDGAMQMNGMAELLTVKKYWKEWSDPRLIFLVLNNSDLNQVTWEMRVESGDPKYDASQNLPAFSYAQYADSIGLMGIRVERPEEIGPAWERALASDRPVVFDAVVDPNISQLPPHISLEQAHNLFSALWKGDPDEGSVIKDSIKSVLAAIVPHH